In Streptococcus dysgalactiae subsp. dysgalactiae, the following are encoded in one genomic region:
- a CDS encoding helix-turn-helix transcriptional regulator yields the protein MEVVLKNRLKELRARDGINQTEMAKLAGVSRQTISLIERNEYTPSIVIAMKIAKVFHEPVEEVFRLVEVEE from the coding sequence ATGGAGGTTGTTCTTAAAAATCGGCTCAAAGAATTACGAGCCAGAGATGGTATTAATCAAACGGAAATGGCAAAACTTGCAGGTGTATCGAGACAGACCATCAGTCTCATTGAGCGTAACGAATATACCCCATCAATTGTAATTGCCATGAAAATTGCTAAGGTGTTTCACGAACCAGTTGAAGAGGTGTTTCGTCTAGTGGAGGTCGAGGAATGA
- the alaS gene encoding alanine--tRNA ligase codes for MKHLSSAEIRQMWLDFWQSKGHSVEPSANLVPVNDPTLLWINSGVATLKKYFDGSVIPENPRITNAQKSIRTNDIENVGKTARHHTMFEMLGNFSIGDYFRNEAIEWGFELLTSPEWFDFPKEKLYMTYYPEDKDSYNRWLALGVDPSHLIPLEDNFWEIGAGPSGPDTEIFFDRGEAFDPENIGIRLLEEDLENDRYIEIWNIVLSQFNADPEVSRSEYKELPNKNIDTGAGLERLVAVMQGAKTNFETDLFMPIIKEVEKLSGQTYDQDGDNMSFKVIADHIRALSFAIGDGALPGNEGRGYVLRRLLRRAVMHGRKLGIKETFLYKLVQTVGEIMASYYPEILEKRDFIEKIVKREEETFARTIDAGSGHLDQLLAQLKEAGKDTLEGKDIFKLYDTYGFPVELTEEMAEEAGYKIDHDGFKAAMKEQQDRARAAVVKGGSMGMQNETLAGITEPSTFLYETETVDARLAVIIVDNERSEVVSEGQALLVFDQTPFYAEMGGQVADRGVIKNANGNIVARVTDAQKAPNGQALHKVDVLASLALNTVYTLDIDHKRRYAVEKNHTATHLLHAALHNIIGDHATQAGSLNEEEFLRFDFTHFEAVTADELRRIEEEVNQQIWKALAITTTETDVETAKSMGAMALFGEKYGKTVRVVQIGDYSVELCGGTHLSNTSEIGLFKILKEEGIGSGTRRILAVTGQQAFESFRKQEDALKEIAHTLKAPQIDQVPAKVVSLSEQLRDLQKENAELKEKAAAAQAGDVFKEVKEVNGLRYIASQVSVSDAGALRTFADNWKQKDYSEVLVLVAAIGEKVNVLVASKSKEVHAGNMIKTLAPIVSGRGGGKPDMAMAGGSDASKISDLIAAVPEQF; via the coding sequence ATGAAACACTTATCATCTGCTGAAATTCGTCAAATGTGGTTAGATTTTTGGCAATCAAAAGGTCATTCGGTTGAACCTTCTGCTAACCTTGTTCCTGTTAATGATCCCACTCTTCTTTGGATTAATTCAGGGGTTGCTACTCTCAAAAAATATTTTGATGGCTCTGTTATTCCTGAAAATCCACGGATTACTAACGCGCAAAAATCTATTCGTACCAATGATATTGAAAACGTAGGTAAAACAGCCCGCCACCACACCATGTTTGAAATGCTTGGAAACTTCTCTATCGGAGATTATTTCCGTAATGAAGCTATCGAATGGGGCTTTGAGTTGTTAACGAGCCCGGAATGGTTTGATTTTCCAAAAGAAAAACTTTACATGACTTACTATCCGGAAGATAAGGATTCTTACAATCGCTGGTTGGCGCTTGGTGTTGATCCGAGTCACCTGATTCCTTTAGAAGACAATTTCTGGGAAATTGGTGCGGGTCCTTCAGGTCCGGACACTGAGATTTTCTTTGACCGTGGAGAAGCTTTTGATCCAGAAAATATTGGGATTCGTTTGCTCGAGGAAGATTTGGAAAATGATCGCTACATTGAAATCTGGAACATCGTTTTATCTCAATTCAATGCTGATCCAGAAGTGTCACGTTCAGAGTACAAAGAATTACCAAATAAAAACATTGATACGGGCGCTGGTTTAGAACGTCTGGTAGCGGTGATGCAAGGGGCTAAAACAAACTTTGAAACTGATTTGTTCATGCCAATCATCAAGGAAGTCGAAAAACTGTCTGGTCAAACTTACGATCAAGACGGGGACAACATGAGCTTTAAGGTCATTGCAGACCATATTCGTGCTCTATCATTTGCGATCGGTGACGGCGCTCTTCCAGGTAATGAAGGTCGCGGCTATGTGCTTCGCCGTTTGCTTCGTCGTGCGGTCATGCATGGACGTAAACTTGGTATCAAAGAAACCTTCCTTTACAAACTGGTTCAAACTGTAGGGGAAATCATGGCTTCCTACTATCCAGAAATCCTTGAAAAACGTGACTTCATCGAGAAAATTGTTAAACGCGAAGAAGAGACTTTTGCTCGTACCATTGATGCTGGTTCAGGTCATTTGGATCAATTGCTGGCGCAGTTAAAAGAAGCTGGTAAAGATACCCTAGAAGGTAAAGATATCTTCAAATTGTATGATACCTATGGTTTCCCAGTTGAATTGACTGAGGAAATGGCAGAAGAAGCTGGTTACAAAATTGATCATGATGGTTTCAAGGCTGCCATGAAAGAACAGCAGGACCGTGCCCGTGCAGCTGTTGTTAAAGGCGGATCAATGGGGATGCAAAATGAAACCCTTGCTGGTATTACCGAACCATCAACCTTCTTGTATGAAACGGAAACTGTTGATGCTCGTCTAGCTGTTATTATTGTCGATAATGAACGTAGTGAAGTCGTGTCAGAAGGTCAAGCCTTACTTGTCTTTGACCAAACGCCATTCTATGCTGAAATGGGTGGACAAGTGGCGGACCGCGGGGTCATTAAAAATGCTAATGGAAACATTGTTGCTCGTGTAACAGATGCTCAAAAAGCACCAAATGGGCAAGCCTTGCATAAGGTAGATGTCTTAGCTAGTTTAGCCCTCAACACTGTTTACACTCTTGACATCGATCACAAGCGTCGTTATGCTGTTGAGAAAAATCACACAGCAACTCACTTGTTGCATGCAGCCCTTCACAACATTATAGGTGATCATGCTACCCAAGCGGGGTCTTTAAACGAGGAAGAATTCTTACGTTTTGACTTCACTCATTTTGAAGCTGTAACAGCAGATGAGCTTCGTCGCATTGAAGAAGAGGTTAACCAACAAATCTGGAAGGCTCTTGCTATCACAACAACTGAAACTGATGTAGAAACCGCTAAATCAATGGGAGCTATGGCACTCTTTGGTGAGAAATATGGTAAAACTGTTCGTGTGGTTCAAATCGGTGATTATTCTGTTGAGCTTTGTGGAGGAACTCATTTAAGCAATACTTCGGAAATTGGTCTTTTCAAGATTCTTAAAGAAGAAGGTATTGGTTCAGGAACACGTCGTATTTTAGCTGTTACGGGTCAACAGGCCTTTGAAAGCTTCCGCAAGCAAGAAGATGCGTTGAAAGAGATCGCTCACACATTGAAAGCTCCACAAATAGATCAAGTTCCTGCTAAGGTTGTGAGTCTAAGTGAACAGCTCCGCGATTTGCAAAAAGAAAATGCAGAGCTTAAAGAAAAAGCTGCAGCAGCCCAAGCTGGTGATGTCTTTAAAGAGGTCAAGGAAGTAAATGGCTTGCGCTATATTGCTAGTCAAGTGTCTGTATCTGATGCAGGCGCCCTACGTACCTTTGCTGATAATTGGAAACAAAAAGACTACTCAGAGGTGCTAGTTCTAGTAGCAGCAATTGGTGAGAAAGTTAATGTCCTCGTGGCAAGCAAGTCTAAAGAAGTTCATGCAGGTAACATGATTAAAACGTTAGCGCCTATTGTGTCAGGTCGTGGTGGTGGGAAACCAGATATGGCAATGGCCGGTGGTTCAGATGCCTCTAAGATTTCTGATTTGATTGCAGCAGTTCCGGAGCAATTTTAA
- the prsA gene encoding peptidylprolyl isomerase PrsA — MKKSNKLITGIVTLASVITLTACQSTNDNTKVVSMKGDTISVSDFYNEIKNTEVSRKAMLHLLIGRVFEAQYGDKVSNKEVEKAYNKTADQYGASFSGVLAQASLTPETYKKQIRSSKLVEYAVREAAKKELTTKEYQKAYESYTPTMAAQVITLDSEEKANHTLEEVKAEGADFATIAKEKTTSADKKVAYKFDSGTTTLPADVVKAASSLKEGEMSEVISVLDPTTYQNKFYIIKVNKKAEKKADWKVYQKRLKAIILAEKTKDVNFQNKIIAKALDKANVKIKDKAFANILTQYANLDKKSNAESTNKKTPASAETPASEKTEASQPEAGQSEATPAEGTADTQTGETAAQ, encoded by the coding sequence ATGAAAAAATCAAATAAACTTATCACTGGTATTGTTACGTTAGCATCAGTAATCACTTTGACAGCTTGTCAATCAACCAATGACAATACTAAAGTCGTCTCAATGAAGGGTGATACCATTAGTGTTAGCGACTTTTATAATGAAATCAAAAATACAGAAGTTTCTCGGAAAGCTATGTTACACCTTTTAATTGGTCGTGTTTTTGAAGCTCAGTATGGTGATAAAGTATCTAATAAGGAAGTCGAAAAAGCTTATAATAAAACTGCTGACCAATATGGTGCTTCATTCTCGGGAGTTTTGGCCCAGGCAAGTTTGACGCCAGAGACTTACAAAAAACAAATTCGCTCATCAAAATTAGTAGAATACGCTGTTAGAGAAGCTGCCAAAAAAGAATTAACAACTAAAGAATATCAAAAAGCTTATGAATCCTATACTCCAACAATGGCAGCACAAGTTATTACTCTTGATAGCGAGGAAAAGGCTAATCATACCTTAGAAGAAGTAAAAGCGGAGGGAGCAGATTTTGCTACTATTGCTAAAGAAAAGACAACATCAGCAGATAAAAAAGTTGCCTACAAGTTTGACTCAGGGACAACAACTTTACCAGCAGATGTCGTTAAAGCAGCATCAAGCTTGAAAGAGGGGGAGATGTCAGAAGTAATTTCAGTATTGGATCCTACCACTTATCAAAATAAGTTTTACATTATCAAAGTAAACAAAAAAGCTGAAAAGAAAGCTGACTGGAAAGTTTATCAAAAACGTTTGAAAGCTATTATTCTTGCTGAAAAAACAAAAGATGTAAATTTCCAAAACAAAATTATTGCTAAGGCTTTAGATAAAGCTAACGTTAAAATTAAAGACAAGGCATTTGCTAATATTTTAACGCAGTATGCTAATCTTGATAAGAAGTCTAATGCTGAAAGCACAAATAAAAAGACACCAGCATCAGCTGAAACCCCTGCTTCGGAAAAAACAGAAGCTAGCCAGCCAGAGGCAGGCCAATCTGAAGCAACACCAGCTGAAGGAACTGCTGATACTCAAACAGGTGAGACTGCTGCTCAATAA
- a CDS encoding O-methyltransferase gives MVKSYSKNANHNMRRPVVKEDIVHYMRTKQKQNTGFLAELEQFARQENIPIIQHEVVAYFRFLLQTLQPKQILEIGTAIGFSALLMAENAPDATIVTIDRNPEMIGFAKDNFAKYDCRQQISLLEGDAADILATLEGSFDFVFMDSAKSKYIVFLPEILKRLAVGGVIILDDIFQGGDIAKPIEEVRRGQRTIYRGLQALFDATLDHPDLTASLVPLSDGLLMIRKNQEEITLPD, from the coding sequence ATGGTTAAATCATATAGTAAAAATGCAAATCACAATATGCGTCGTCCTGTGGTCAAAGAAGATATTGTTCACTACATGCGGACGAAACAAAAGCAAAACACAGGTTTTTTAGCAGAACTAGAACAGTTCGCAAGGCAAGAAAATATCCCTATTATTCAACATGAAGTGGTTGCTTATTTTAGGTTCTTATTGCAGACCTTGCAGCCAAAGCAGATTCTCGAAATTGGTACAGCTATTGGCTTTTCTGCTCTTTTAATGGCAGAGAACGCTCCAGACGCTACGATTGTAACGATTGATCGTAATCCTGAAATGATCGGCTTTGCTAAGGATAATTTCGCCAAATATGATTGTCGCCAGCAAATTAGTTTGTTAGAAGGCGATGCAGCTGATATTTTAGCGACTCTTGAAGGATCTTTTGATTTTGTTTTTATGGATTCTGCTAAATCAAAATACATTGTTTTTCTTCCAGAAATTTTAAAGCGCTTGGCTGTTGGCGGTGTGATTATCTTAGATGATATTTTTCAAGGTGGTGACATTGCTAAACCTATTGAAGAGGTTCGTCGTGGACAGCGTACCATTTATCGTGGGCTACAAGCCTTGTTTGATGCAACTCTAGACCATCCGGATCTGACAGCAAGCCTTGTTCCACTTAGTGACGGGTTACTGATGATTCGTAAGAATCAGGAAGAAATTACTTTACCAGATTAA
- a CDS encoding L-lactate MFS transporter: protein MKKTNRYVVAIAGVLLHLMLGSTYAWSVYRNPIMQQTGWDQATVAFGFSLAIFCLGLSAAFMGTLVEKCGPRVTGSISAVLYAAGNIMTGLAVDRQEIWLLYLGYGIVGGLGLGAGYITPVSTIIKWFPDKRGLATGLAIMGFGFASLLTSPVAQWLIATKGVVATFYLLGLVYLVVMLLASQFIKKPTSHELASLMERSTGQHNDLTKGMTAKEALKTKSFYLLWMILFLNIACGLGLISVVAPMAQDLAGLTPEAAAIVVGLMGIFNGFGRLLWAGLSDYIGRPLTVLLVFLVNIAMTSSLIVVHQSFFFVAAMAILMTCYGAGFSLIPPYLSDLFGAKELAMLHGYILTAWAIAALVGPMLLSFTFEWTQSYLFTLQVFICLYSLALILTWWLKKSATNR from the coding sequence GTGAAAAAAACAAATCGTTATGTGGTAGCAATAGCTGGGGTTCTCCTTCATCTGATGCTAGGATCGACTTATGCCTGGAGTGTTTATCGAAACCCTATCATGCAGCAAACTGGTTGGGATCAAGCAACTGTTGCCTTTGGCTTTTCATTAGCTATTTTTTGCTTGGGGTTGTCAGCAGCTTTTATGGGGACTTTGGTTGAAAAATGTGGTCCTCGTGTTACTGGAAGCATATCTGCTGTCCTGTATGCGGCAGGGAATATAATGACTGGCCTAGCTGTTGATCGTCAAGAGATTTGGTTATTATATCTAGGGTATGGTATTGTCGGTGGACTAGGGCTTGGAGCTGGTTACATTACCCCAGTATCTACTATTATCAAATGGTTTCCAGATAAGAGAGGCTTAGCGACTGGTCTGGCTATTATGGGATTCGGCTTTGCCTCTTTGCTGACAAGTCCTGTTGCCCAGTGGTTGATTGCCACTAAGGGAGTGGTTGCTACGTTCTACTTATTAGGTCTGGTTTATTTAGTGGTGATGCTACTAGCCTCTCAGTTCATAAAAAAACCGACTAGTCATGAATTAGCAAGCTTGATGGAGCGAAGTACTGGACAACATAATGATTTGACCAAAGGCATGACTGCTAAAGAAGCCCTTAAAACAAAATCTTTTTACCTTCTTTGGATGATACTGTTTTTAAATATTGCTTGTGGGTTAGGTCTCATTTCAGTTGTTGCACCAATGGCTCAAGACCTTGCTGGTTTAACCCCAGAGGCTGCAGCGATTGTTGTTGGCTTGATGGGAATATTCAATGGGTTTGGTCGTCTTTTATGGGCCGGTCTATCGGATTATATTGGTCGCCCTTTGACTGTGCTACTAGTGTTTTTAGTTAATATAGCAATGACAAGTAGTCTTATTGTTGTTCATCAATCTTTCTTTTTTGTGGCTGCTATGGCTATTCTCATGACATGTTACGGCGCTGGTTTTTCTTTAATACCTCCGTATTTAAGTGATCTTTTCGGAGCTAAAGAATTAGCCATGCTTCATGGCTACATCTTAACAGCTTGGGCAATAGCTGCATTGGTTGGTCCCATGCTATTATCGTTTACTTTTGAGTGGACGCAAAGTTATCTTTTCACTTTACAAGTTTTCATTTGTTTGTATAGTCTAGCTTTGATATTAACCTGGTGGTTGAAGAAGTCAGCTACTAATCGATAA
- a CDS encoding HAD-IA family hydrolase, producing the protein MTVHFIWDFDGTLVESSQAIREVLALLYQTYHLPFDEDWVMTFIIQESIGALLQQLAKEELSFEELLTFFNQEQETRDHMINAMPGAKEVLEKTAQKGVKHYILTHKGATTHPVLERLDMASYFEEVVTAANGFKRKPDPEALTYLINKYQMDKKRTYYIGDRPLDQQAAEKSGIQSLNLTCPSSSNNQHINDLMAILDLLPEILD; encoded by the coding sequence GTGACTGTTCATTTTATTTGGGATTTTGATGGAACTTTAGTGGAGTCTAGTCAGGCGATTAGAGAAGTATTAGCTTTGCTTTATCAGACCTATCATTTGCCTTTTGATGAGGATTGGGTTATGACCTTCATTATTCAAGAATCAATTGGTGCGTTATTGCAACAATTAGCTAAAGAAGAATTGTCTTTTGAGGAATTATTGACCTTTTTCAATCAGGAACAAGAGACACGTGATCACATGATAAATGCGATGCCAGGTGCCAAAGAAGTCTTGGAAAAAACGGCTCAAAAAGGTGTCAAGCATTATATTCTGACCCATAAAGGCGCTACGACGCATCCTGTTTTGGAGCGATTAGACATGGCATCTTATTTTGAAGAAGTGGTAACAGCCGCCAATGGCTTTAAACGTAAACCAGATCCAGAAGCTCTAACCTACCTGATTAACAAATACCAAATGGACAAAAAGAGGACCTATTATATCGGTGACAGGCCCTTAGATCAGCAAGCTGCAGAAAAATCAGGGATTCAATCCTTGAATTTAACTTGTCCAAGTAGTTCTAACAATCAGCACATTAACGATTTGATGGCGATTCTAGACCTCTTGCCAGAAATTCTTGATTAG
- a CDS encoding GNAT family N-acetyltransferase: MAIHRIQLSDQAAFEKFQAMLLAEKAAGNPFIETKMVTDFPAFVTKSKRFETRTDHPDWSTSTNYYYFLDDELVARIGCRWQLEKGDLERFGGHIGYVTRPDYRGQGIMTELLLFALECYRERGILRVLITANRYNIASRRTIEKVGGILEDIVQVPMDYNVSLMAGQELARYWINLGEK; the protein is encoded by the coding sequence ATGGCAATACATCGCATTCAGTTAAGTGACCAAGCAGCTTTTGAAAAGTTTCAAGCTATGTTATTAGCAGAAAAAGCTGCTGGAAATCCTTTTATCGAAACCAAAATGGTCACTGATTTTCCAGCTTTTGTTACTAAATCTAAACGGTTTGAAACACGAACAGATCATCCGGATTGGTCTACTAGTACGAATTATTATTATTTTCTAGATGATGAGTTGGTGGCTCGTATTGGTTGCCGCTGGCAGTTGGAAAAGGGAGATTTGGAGAGGTTTGGAGGACATATTGGTTACGTAACACGACCAGATTACCGTGGACAAGGAATTATGACAGAGTTACTACTCTTTGCATTAGAATGTTATCGGGAAAGAGGGATTTTGAGAGTCCTTATCACGGCAAACCGTTATAATATCGCTAGTCGGCGAACCATTGAAAAAGTAGGAGGTATCTTAGAAGATATTGTTCAGGTACCTATGGATTACAACGTGTCATTAATGGCAGGTCAAGAACTTGCCCGTTATTGGATTAATTTAGGAGAAAAGTAG
- a CDS encoding NADPH-dependent FMN reductase — protein MVKRIGFILGSLRQESNSQKVAAAVKALFPEKVVITEIPIGDLPLYNPDLDEGNVPESYTRFRQAVKEQDGIVFITPEYNRGLPAAIKNAIDIGSRPIGQGVFDGKPSLIVSHSTGNVSGFGANHQLRQSLVFLNVPVLAQPEAYLAQADQLFDEQGQLSNEGTKGFLQTVVDAYLGFAKRFEN, from the coding sequence ATGGTTAAACGTATTGGTTTTATTCTTGGTAGCTTACGTCAAGAGTCAAATTCTCAAAAAGTAGCAGCAGCTGTTAAAGCCCTATTTCCAGAAAAAGTGGTAATCACTGAAATTCCTATTGGAGATCTTCCCCTTTATAATCCAGATCTTGATGAAGGAAATGTTCCTGAAAGCTATACTCGTTTCCGTCAAGCTGTCAAAGAACAAGATGGTATCGTATTTATTACTCCTGAATACAATCGTGGTCTACCGGCGGCCATTAAAAATGCTATTGACATTGGTTCTCGTCCAATCGGTCAAGGGGTATTTGATGGCAAGCCAAGTCTTATCGTTTCGCACTCTACTGGGAATGTTTCTGGCTTTGGTGCCAATCACCAATTGCGTCAAAGTTTAGTTTTCTTAAATGTTCCTGTCTTGGCACAGCCAGAAGCTTACTTGGCACAAGCTGATCAATTATTCGATGAGCAGGGGCAATTGTCAAATGAAGGCACAAAAGGATTCTTGCAAACGGTGGTTGATGCTTATCTTGGTTTTGCCAAACGTTTTGAGAATTAA
- the pepF gene encoding oligoendopeptidase F translates to MTDNRSHLEEKYTWDLSTIFATDKDWEAEVSGLASEIDTAKDFAGHLLDSSANLLTITDTYLELARRVEKVYVYAHMKNDQDTTVAKYQEYQAKASGLYAKFSEVFSFYDPEVMALSQEDYQAFLVETPELKRYHHFFDKLFQTRDHVLSQAEEELLAGAQEIFNGAEETFSILDNADIVFPVVKNDKGEDVELTHGNFISLMESKDRSVRQAAYEAMYSTYEQFQHTYAKILQTNVKVQNYKARVHKYDSARQAAMAANFIPEAVYDTLLETVNKHLPLLHRYLKLRQDVLGLDELKMYDVYTPLSETDLAIGYDEALEKAEKVLAVFGKDYADRVHRAFTERWIDVHVNKGKRSGAYSGGSYDTNAFMLLNWQDTLDNLYTLVHETGHSLHSTFTRETQPYVYGDYSIFLAEIASTTNENIMTEALLNEVQDEKERFAILNHYLDGFRGTVFRQTQFAEFEHAIHQADQKGEVLTSEYLNQLYAELNEKYYGLSKDDNHFIQYEWARIPHFYYNYYVYQYATGFAAASYLADKIVHGTQDDIDHYLTYLKSGNSDYPLEVIAKAGVDMAKGDYLDAAFKVFEERLTELEALVAKGAHR, encoded by the coding sequence ATGACAGATAATCGTAGTCATTTAGAAGAAAAGTACACTTGGGATTTGAGCACTATTTTTGCAACAGATAAGGATTGGGAAGCTGAAGTGAGTGGCTTAGCTAGTGAAATTGACACGGCTAAGGATTTTGCAGGTCATTTACTAGATTCTAGCGCTAATCTGTTGACAATTACAGATACTTATTTAGAGTTGGCTCGTCGTGTTGAGAAAGTCTATGTTTATGCGCATATGAAAAATGATCAAGACACGACTGTTGCTAAATATCAAGAATATCAGGCTAAGGCTTCTGGCTTGTATGCTAAATTTAGCGAAGTGTTTTCATTCTATGACCCAGAAGTTATGGCATTGAGTCAGGAAGATTACCAAGCTTTTCTTGTGGAAACTCCTGAGTTAAAAAGATATCATCATTTCTTTGACAAATTGTTCCAGACACGTGACCATGTGCTTAGTCAGGCTGAAGAGGAATTATTAGCAGGAGCCCAAGAAATTTTCAACGGTGCTGAAGAAACCTTTAGCATTCTGGATAACGCTGATATTGTCTTTCCAGTAGTTAAAAATGATAAGGGGGAAGATGTTGAATTAACCCATGGTAACTTCATCAGTTTAATGGAATCTAAAGATCGTAGCGTTCGCCAAGCTGCTTACGAGGCAATGTATAGCACTTATGAACAGTTCCAACACACTTATGCTAAAATCTTACAAACAAATGTTAAGGTTCAAAATTACAAGGCGCGTGTTCATAAATACGATTCAGCACGTCAAGCTGCTATGGCTGCTAACTTTATTCCAGAAGCTGTTTACGACACTTTATTAGAAACAGTTAACAAACATTTACCACTTTTACACCGTTACTTGAAACTTCGCCAAGATGTTCTTGGTCTAGATGAGTTGAAGATGTATGATGTTTACACACCATTATCTGAAACAGACCTAGCCATTGGTTATGATGAGGCTTTGGAAAAAGCTGAGAAGGTTTTGGCTGTTTTTGGTAAGGATTATGCAGACCGAGTGCATCGTGCCTTTACAGAACGTTGGATTGATGTTCATGTCAATAAAGGGAAGCGCTCTGGAGCTTATTCAGGTGGTTCCTACGATACCAATGCCTTTATGCTATTAAACTGGCAAGATACCTTAGACAATCTATACACTTTAGTTCATGAAACTGGGCACAGTTTGCATTCTACTTTCACTCGTGAAACACAGCCTTATGTGTATGGAGATTACAGTATTTTCTTGGCAGAAATTGCATCTACAACTAATGAAAACATCATGACAGAAGCTCTCTTAAATGAGGTTCAAGATGAGAAAGAACGCTTTGCTATTTTAAACCATTACCTTGACGGTTTCCGTGGCACTGTTTTCCGTCAAACCCAATTTGCTGAGTTTGAACACGCGATCCATCAAGCTGATCAAAAAGGAGAAGTGTTAACGAGCGAATACCTCAACCAATTGTATGCTGAGTTGAATGAAAAGTATTATGGGTTGAGTAAAGACGATAATCATTTTATTCAGTATGAATGGGCACGTATTCCTCACTTCTATTACAATTATTATGTTTATCAGTATGCTACAGGCTTTGCAGCAGCAAGTTATTTAGCCGATAAGATTGTTCACGGAACGCAAGACGATATTGATCATTACTTGACCTACCTCAAGTCAGGAAATTCTGACTACCCACTTGAGGTCATCGCTAAAGCGGGTGTTGATATGGCAAAAGGCGACTATCTTGACGCAGCCTTTAAAGTCTTCGAAGAACGTCTAACAGAACTTGAAGCCCTTGTTGCAAAGGGAGCTCATCGCTAA
- a CDS encoding competence protein CoiA, translating to MLRVLTALTNENQVISLLAQPNPQKQPFRCPACGSPVRLRQGKIIRPHFAHITLANCHFQTENESQEHLHLKAKLYTSLVKTEKVCVEKYLPELQQFPDLWVNDKLALEIQCSPLPIERLVARTQAYQKNGYEVRWLLGKKLWLKNRLTAFQKQCLYFSSSLGFHLWELDTAAHLLRLKYLIHEDLFGKVSYLTKTISLDNNIMESLRIPYHQRKLCSYQKPMAKSLSIPIQRALLTKHSKWLHRQERAYLAGYNLLMLPVEAFYSQWRPVQSATGFCQIKENLHDYDKSFKAYYKKEGNKKVQTLFSPQYYVKIVSNRK from the coding sequence GTGTTGAGAGTATTAACAGCTTTAACCAATGAGAATCAGGTGATTTCTTTGCTAGCACAGCCTAATCCTCAGAAGCAACCATTTCGTTGTCCAGCTTGTGGATCCCCTGTTCGCTTGCGTCAGGGAAAAATTATACGCCCTCATTTTGCACACATCACATTAGCTAATTGTCATTTTCAAACAGAAAATGAGTCCCAAGAACATTTGCATTTGAAAGCAAAATTATATACAAGCCTGGTAAAGACAGAAAAGGTTTGTGTGGAAAAGTATCTTCCTGAGTTACAACAATTTCCAGACCTTTGGGTGAATGATAAATTAGCCTTAGAAATTCAGTGCAGCCCTTTACCAATTGAGCGTTTGGTGGCACGTACACAAGCCTATCAGAAAAATGGTTACGAGGTTCGTTGGCTGTTGGGAAAGAAACTTTGGCTTAAAAATCGTTTAACGGCCTTCCAAAAACAATGTCTTTACTTTTCGTCTAGTTTAGGCTTTCATTTGTGGGAGTTGGATACAGCTGCACATCTGTTACGTCTAAAATACTTAATTCATGAAGATTTATTTGGCAAAGTGAGTTACCTAACCAAAACCATTTCTTTGGATAACAATATCATGGAAAGTTTGCGGATTCCTTATCACCAAAGGAAGCTCTGTTCTTACCAAAAACCTATGGCCAAATCTCTTTCGATACCCATTCAAAGGGCTTTATTAACGAAGCATTCTAAATGGTTACATCGTCAGGAAAGAGCCTATTTAGCTGGCTATAATTTACTCATGTTGCCAGTAGAGGCCTTCTATTCTCAATGGCGCCCCGTACAGTCGGCTACTGGTTTTTGTCAAATCAAAGAGAATCTCCATGATTATGATAAGAGTTTTAAAGCTTATTACAAAAAAGAAGGGAATAAAAAGGTGCAAACGCTTTTTTCGCCTCAATATTATGTTAAAATAGTTAGTAATAGAAAATGA